Proteins encoded together in one Bacteroides ovatus window:
- a CDS encoding RagB/SusD family nutrient uptake outer membrane protein gives MRKVLLYICSVFILGGMTSCEDFLDKREDVGLTEDDIFRDYYSLRGFLDQSFNQLENVMVMDNWENGRAFVGLFADEMATTDNSSAVFTLHSGNWLSNAKSNKTFEIGNAGSTAISRSYKALRINNRIINDIDKAPLTPEQKNEILGQAYFYRSWFYFQIIKRYGGMPIIDKVFEGGDDDIPRMTYHESHDWMMEDIQKAIYMLPDSWDDPNYGRPTKIAAMALKEWAQLFDASPLMQNDLNSTENKGYDTERAKSAAKSAYEVIRYMDGSKSAPYPYGLASKEEYTNVFYFKYPPVHQPEYIWVKRQFPNAANQNQKRTIRTFWQYEDLAFGSGPDGNSMCCPSLNIVNMFDKKGADGIYYPIDDPRSGYALDYDHKPFEDRDPRFYNNILLPGTTWGHYADGRTYYITTYKGGAAYQHMLTQKDCNKRMFTGFMCKKFMWPECNQYLEKNNPNCWWDYRFLTIYIRASQIYLDYAEALFEGCGSATATIEGCPISAAEAINILRRRIGLTDLPSDIVADPDKFRAAYRRERAVELMFENHRWWDIRRWMILEETFKDTYPIKGALFTPRESNHGSITDKSTLTYDYEQIDITPEVRSFTKKNYWYPLPQHDVDALNNLQQNPYW, from the coding sequence ATGAGAAAAGTATTATTATATATCTGTTCAGTTTTCATTCTTGGTGGGATGACAAGCTGTGAAGACTTCTTAGATAAAAGGGAAGATGTAGGATTGACAGAAGATGATATCTTTAGGGATTACTATTCCTTACGAGGTTTCTTAGATCAATCTTTCAACCAATTGGAAAATGTTATGGTAATGGATAATTGGGAAAATGGACGCGCATTTGTCGGTCTCTTTGCAGACGAAATGGCAACTACAGATAATTCATCTGCCGTTTTTACTTTACATTCCGGAAACTGGTTAAGTAATGCCAAATCAAATAAGACTTTCGAAATCGGTAATGCTGGAAGTACAGCTATATCTCGATCATATAAGGCGTTGCGTATCAATAACCGCATTATTAATGATATCGATAAGGCTCCTTTGACACCTGAACAAAAAAATGAGATTCTGGGACAAGCTTATTTCTATCGTTCTTGGTTCTACTTTCAGATAATCAAAAGATATGGGGGGATGCCTATTATTGACAAGGTCTTTGAAGGTGGAGATGATGATATTCCCCGTATGACCTACCATGAATCACACGACTGGATGATGGAAGATATACAAAAAGCAATCTACATGTTACCTGACAGTTGGGATGATCCAAACTATGGAAGACCCACAAAAATTGCAGCAATGGCACTTAAAGAATGGGCACAGTTGTTTGATGCAAGTCCATTGATGCAGAATGATTTAAATTCTACAGAAAACAAAGGCTATGACACGGAACGCGCAAAATCCGCAGCAAAATCAGCTTATGAAGTAATACGTTATATGGATGGAAGCAAGTCTGCCCCTTATCCCTATGGTTTGGCTAGTAAAGAAGAATATACGAATGTTTTCTATTTTAAATATCCACCTGTGCATCAACCGGAATACATTTGGGTCAAGCGACAATTTCCTAACGCTGCTAATCAAAACCAAAAACGCACTATCCGCACATTCTGGCAATATGAGGATCTTGCATTCGGTTCGGGACCAGATGGAAATTCCATGTGCTGCCCAAGTTTGAATATCGTCAACATGTTTGACAAGAAGGGAGCAGACGGTATTTATTACCCGATTGATGACCCACGAAGCGGCTATGCACTTGACTATGACCATAAGCCATTTGAGGATCGTGATCCCCGTTTCTATAACAACATCCTTTTACCTGGAACAACTTGGGGACATTACGCTGATGGACGTACCTATTACATTACAACCTACAAAGGAGGAGCAGCCTATCAACACATGTTAACTCAAAAAGACTGCAACAAACGAATGTTCACAGGATTTATGTGTAAAAAGTTCATGTGGCCGGAATGCAATCAGTATCTTGAAAAGAACAATCCGAACTGTTGGTGGGACTATCGCTTCCTCACCATATATATCCGTGCTTCGCAAATTTATTTAGACTATGCAGAAGCGCTATTTGAGGGTTGTGGAAGTGCTACGGCAACTATTGAAGGATGTCCTATATCAGCTGCAGAAGCTATTAATATTCTTCGCAGACGAATTGGCTTAACAGATCTGCCATCAGATATTGTAGCCGATCCTGATAAATTCCGTGCAGCTTATCGCCGTGAGCGTGCCGTAGAATTAATGTTTGAAAATCATCGTTGGTGGGATATCCGCCGCTGGATGATCTTGGAAGAAACATTCAAGGATACTTATCCTATTAAGGGAGCATTATTCACACCACGAGAATCTAATCATGGAAGTATCACGGATAAGTCTACATTGACTTATGATTATGAACAAATCGATATAACTCCGGAAGTGCGTTCTTTTACAAAGAAGAATTACTGGTATCCTTTGCCTCAACATGACGTAGACGCATTGAATAATTTGCAACAAAACCCATATTGGTAA
- a CDS encoding SusC/RagA family TonB-linked outer membrane protein, whose amino-acid sequence MKHQNLEFKWMCLLFLALLLSPPLLWGQNHSIKGQIVDAKSNEPLIGVNITVEGTSNGTISDIDGRFTLSVAANAVLKISYIGYQEKKIKVDDLKKEPIISLEEDSKQLEEVVVVGYGIQKKVSSVGAITQTKGEELLKGGNITSVSEALQGKLNGLVAINTSGKPGASDTKMYIRGKASWQNSDPLVLVDGIERDMNDVDMNEIESISILKDASATAVYGVRGANGVILLTTKRGQDKKPNINFSTSFGIKQTTANMEWADYVTSMKMYNEAVANDNNWNQQIKQSVINAWSNAFDTGNYGPYNDVFPQVDWWDELVKPGFSQQYNVNISGGTNFMRYFASIGYQNDGDIYDLQKQENFDPRNYYRRYNWRSNLDFNLTKTTSLSVNIAGKMGYRNDNFADDVYTRIIAAPTNSFPIKYSDGYWGDGSTAGYNPVCNMNTNGSQLYKTFQGWYDVRLEQKLDFLTKGLKAAAKVSYTSASTTRSSIKTGEIWGNNDFESRNSIIKYHREYDYSNPIVNADGSLTYPMILEKRWPNDEDIELPPNVSYDNLDGYNRKLYYEFSVEYNRSFGSHNVTALALMNRQVSDSKDDKVIKFPSYREEWVGRVTYNWKERYLAEMNISYTGSEKFARGQRFGLFPSYSLGWRASEEPFIKKHVGDVLTNLKFRYSYGKVGSDAAAARWNYIQLFNSLGSIELGNTQGVTHSPLYTEGDIANLTSTWEKATKHNFGIEIGLWNKLDLTLDLFKENRKDILMTPQTTSSIVGATFNAINRGETKNHGLELELRWNDKIGRNFNYWGALTFAASENRIVYKDDPRNADEHLKAAGKPIDYQNRFIAIGNYGSIDDVFNYAQTAINGTTASQVIPGDLIYIDFNGDGIINSNDKVVVDELNYPLTTIGFSFGFNWKGLNFSAMLYSPRNIYKLQFDQYLWDFPASNIRVQPKSMERWTPETANSSGVMRPATHLNNTYNKVESTYRYSDYSYIRLKNMEIGYTFPKKWLSEAHISNLQVYMNGNNLLTFWKGDKRVDPETGGVGSYPIVRTYTLGLRVSF is encoded by the coding sequence ATGAAACATCAAAACTTGGAATTTAAGTGGATGTGTCTACTCTTTCTAGCTCTGCTACTCTCTCCTCCTCTACTTTGGGGACAGAATCATAGCATTAAAGGGCAAATTGTAGATGCAAAAAGTAATGAACCTTTAATAGGAGTAAATATTACTGTTGAAGGCACTTCGAATGGTACCATTTCTGACATAGATGGTCGGTTTACGCTATCTGTAGCTGCTAATGCCGTACTCAAAATCTCTTATATCGGCTATCAAGAAAAGAAAATCAAAGTGGATGATCTGAAAAAAGAGCCTATCATTTCTCTGGAAGAAGACAGCAAGCAACTAGAAGAAGTAGTGGTAGTAGGTTATGGTATTCAGAAAAAGGTATCAAGTGTAGGCGCCATTACCCAAACTAAAGGAGAAGAATTGTTGAAAGGAGGTAATATTACTTCTGTATCAGAAGCTTTACAAGGCAAACTAAATGGTTTGGTAGCTATCAATACGTCAGGCAAGCCTGGAGCAAGTGATACCAAAATGTACATTCGTGGTAAGGCTTCCTGGCAAAACTCTGACCCTTTAGTATTAGTGGATGGTATAGAAAGGGATATGAACGATGTTGACATGAATGAAATCGAGTCTATATCTATTCTAAAAGACGCTTCTGCTACAGCTGTATATGGGGTTCGAGGTGCAAATGGTGTAATATTGTTAACAACCAAACGCGGACAAGATAAGAAACCAAACATCAATTTTTCTACAAGCTTTGGTATTAAACAGACTACTGCAAATATGGAATGGGCAGATTATGTTACATCTATGAAAATGTATAATGAAGCTGTAGCTAATGACAACAACTGGAATCAACAAATTAAACAATCTGTCATCAATGCTTGGTCAAATGCTTTTGATACAGGCAACTACGGCCCTTATAATGATGTCTTTCCACAAGTAGACTGGTGGGATGAGTTGGTTAAACCAGGTTTTTCCCAACAATATAATGTGAATATCAGCGGAGGAACCAATTTCATGCGTTACTTCGCCTCCATCGGTTATCAAAATGACGGTGATATTTATGATTTACAGAAACAGGAGAATTTTGATCCAAGGAACTACTATCGCCGTTATAACTGGCGTTCAAATTTAGATTTTAATTTAACTAAAACGACTTCCTTATCAGTAAATATTGCAGGGAAAATGGGATACCGCAATGACAATTTTGCTGATGATGTGTACACTAGAATCATTGCGGCACCAACCAATTCCTTCCCGATAAAGTATAGTGATGGCTATTGGGGAGATGGATCTACTGCCGGCTATAATCCTGTTTGTAATATGAATACAAATGGATCACAACTGTATAAAACCTTTCAAGGATGGTATGATGTTCGTTTGGAACAAAAACTGGACTTTCTAACTAAAGGACTAAAAGCTGCCGCTAAAGTTTCATACACCTCTGCTTCCACTACTCGTTCTAGTATAAAGACTGGTGAAATTTGGGGTAACAATGATTTTGAATCCAGAAACAGTATTATTAAATACCATCGCGAATATGATTATTCTAATCCGATAGTCAATGCAGATGGTTCCCTCACTTACCCCATGATTTTGGAAAAACGATGGCCAAATGATGAGGATATTGAACTCCCTCCCAACGTTTCTTATGATAATTTGGATGGTTATAATCGTAAGTTATATTACGAATTCTCTGTGGAATATAATCGTTCATTCGGGAGTCATAATGTAACAGCGTTAGCTCTGATGAACCGTCAAGTATCTGATTCAAAAGATGATAAAGTTATCAAATTCCCAAGTTATCGTGAAGAATGGGTGGGACGTGTTACTTATAACTGGAAAGAACGTTATTTGGCAGAGATGAATATCTCTTATACAGGTTCGGAAAAATTTGCCCGAGGACAACGCTTCGGCCTGTTCCCTTCCTATTCTTTGGGATGGCGTGCTTCAGAAGAACCTTTTATAAAGAAACATGTTGGAGATGTGCTGACTAACCTAAAATTTAGATATTCATACGGAAAAGTCGGTAGTGATGCAGCTGCTGCACGTTGGAATTACATCCAATTATTTAATTCTTTAGGAAGTATTGAATTAGGAAATACACAAGGAGTCACACATAGCCCGCTCTATACAGAAGGAGATATTGCTAACTTGACTTCAACATGGGAAAAAGCGACTAAACATAACTTTGGAATAGAAATTGGCTTATGGAATAAGTTAGATTTAACTTTGGATTTATTTAAAGAGAATCGTAAAGATATTCTAATGACTCCACAAACCACATCTTCCATTGTAGGAGCTACTTTTAACGCTATCAACCGAGGAGAAACGAAAAATCATGGTTTAGAATTAGAGTTACGCTGGAATGACAAAATCGGACGTAATTTTAATTACTGGGGAGCTTTAACTTTTGCAGCCAGCGAAAACCGGATTGTCTATAAAGATGATCCTAGAAATGCGGATGAGCACTTGAAAGCTGCAGGTAAACCGATTGATTATCAAAACCGTTTTATTGCGATCGGTAATTATGGTTCGATAGACGATGTGTTCAATTACGCACAAACAGCTATAAATGGTACTACAGCATCGCAAGTAATTCCTGGAGACCTTATCTATATAGACTTCAATGGAGACGGAATAATCAACTCAAACGACAAGGTAGTTGTAGACGAATTGAATTACCCATTGACTACCATCGGATTTTCTTTCGGGTTCAATTGGAAAGGACTTAACTTCAGTGCAATGCTCTATTCGCCACGCAATATATATAAGTTACAGTTCGATCAATATCTGTGGGATTTTCCAGCTTCAAACATACGTGTTCAACCAAAATCCATGGAACGATGGACGCCGGAAACAGCTAATTCATCGGGTGTTATGCGACCTGCTACACACTTGAACAATACATACAACAAAGTGGAAAGTACTTATCGCTATTCCGACTATTCGTATATACGATTAAAGAACATGGAGATAGGATATACATTCCCTAAAAAATGGTTGAGTGAAGCACATATCTCTAATCTTCAGGTTTACATGAACGGGAATAATTTACTAACCTTCTGGAAAGGGGACAAACGCGTGGACCCTGAAACAGGAGGTGTTGGCAGCTATCCGATTGTCCGTACTTACACTTTAGGACTAAGAGTTTCATTTTAA
- a CDS encoding nucleotidyl transferase AbiEii/AbiGii toxin family protein gives MINRAAIMQWRTHVPWNANEQVEQDLIISRALVAIFSDDFLASKLAFRGGTALHKLYLSPQPRYSEDIDLVQIDAEPIKSTMYRLGEVLNFLPDRVTKQKRFNNTMLFRMESEIPPTVQIRLKVEINCFEHFNELGLVKIPFSVDNSWFTGQCELTTYRLNELLGTKLRALYQRKKGRDLFDLYKALTLHEVNPDEIIRCYKRYMDFVAGQPPTYKQFILNMEEKMNDMDFLGDIQNLIRPNEMFNPQEGYELIKEVLIERLKKDF, from the coding sequence ATGATAAACAGAGCTGCTATAATGCAATGGAGAACACATGTTCCATGGAATGCAAACGAACAAGTTGAGCAAGATCTTATTATTAGTCGGGCATTAGTTGCCATCTTCAGTGATGATTTTTTAGCTTCCAAACTTGCTTTTAGGGGTGGAACTGCATTACACAAATTATATCTTTCTCCGCAGCCTAGATATAGTGAGGATATTGATCTTGTACAAATCGATGCAGAACCAATTAAATCTACTATGTATAGACTAGGTGAAGTCTTGAATTTCTTGCCAGACCGAGTCACAAAACAGAAAAGATTTAATAACACAATGCTTTTTCGTATGGAATCGGAGATACCACCGACTGTGCAAATTCGATTGAAAGTGGAGATTAACTGTTTTGAACACTTCAACGAATTAGGGCTAGTCAAGATTCCTTTTTCTGTAGACAATAGTTGGTTTACAGGACAATGTGAATTAACGACTTATAGACTGAATGAACTGTTAGGCACTAAGTTACGCGCATTATATCAGCGTAAAAAAGGTCGTGACTTATTTGATTTATACAAAGCTCTCACTTTACATGAAGTAAATCCGGATGAAATTATTCGCTGCTATAAACGATATATGGACTTTGTTGCCGGACAACCACCTACTTACAAACAGTTCATTTTGAACATGGAAGAAAAGATGAACGATATGGATTTCTTAGGGGATATCCAAAATCTAATACGTCCTAATGAGATGTTCAATCCTCAAGAAGGGTATGAGCTTATTAAAGAAGTATTGATTGAGCGTTTGAAAAAAGACTTTTAA
- a CDS encoding type IV toxin-antitoxin system AbiEi family antitoxin, producing the protein MTVREWIREKEINGTSTFSVEELRSCFIASSEQVIKNELYRLKMQGKILSVYKGFYVIVPIQYAAKRIVPPIYYIEQLMSFLKKPYYICLLNAAELLGAAHQRPQKFSVMTILPKSSVSENKNSFLSWIYRKQIPDRLLQEKNSETGTILFSNPELTAIDLVQYEQYVGGLSRVSTVLAELVEKTDFSNAVEDYLFDNTSVATIQRLGYILDCILNESEQADTLYEQLRIYDKRLNYIPLSSRHPRILKGANRRWKININIDIEIDEL; encoded by the coding sequence ATGACAGTAAGAGAATGGATCAGAGAAAAAGAAATCAATGGGACTTCAACTTTTAGTGTTGAAGAGCTTCGTTCTTGTTTCATTGCTTCATCAGAACAAGTAATTAAGAATGAACTTTACCGATTAAAAATGCAGGGCAAAATTTTGTCTGTTTATAAAGGATTTTATGTAATTGTTCCCATACAATATGCTGCCAAACGTATTGTACCGCCAATATATTACATTGAACAGCTAATGAGTTTTCTGAAAAAACCCTATTACATTTGCCTGTTAAATGCTGCTGAATTATTAGGTGCTGCCCATCAACGTCCACAAAAGTTTTCAGTAATGACTATTCTTCCCAAATCGTCTGTTTCAGAAAATAAAAATAGTTTTTTGAGTTGGATATATCGCAAACAGATTCCTGATAGACTTTTACAAGAAAAGAATTCAGAAACAGGAACTATTCTTTTTTCTAATCCAGAGTTAACAGCTATTGACCTTGTACAATATGAGCAATATGTAGGTGGATTATCACGAGTGTCTACTGTATTAGCTGAACTTGTTGAAAAGACAGATTTCTCTAACGCAGTGGAAGATTATTTGTTTGATAATACATCCGTAGCAACTATTCAGAGACTAGGTTATATTTTGGATTGTATTCTCAATGAATCAGAACAGGCAGATACACTATATGAACAGTTACGGATTTATGATAAACGTTTGAATTATATACCTTTGAGTTCACGCCATCCTCGAATTTTGAAGGGTGCGAATAGACGTTGGAAAATAAATATAAATATTGATATAGAAATAGACGAACTATGA
- a CDS encoding DUF4973 domain-containing protein, whose product MKTIYNCWIVLSVLLLATSCNDEWTEEQYKQYISFAAPINDQGVMNIYVRYKTDGKVTYKLPLTVSGTTMNSQDLDVHVAIDPDTLNIMNQERFSTRTELFYELLDEKFYSFSESVHIPADSYAETMNIDFTLNGIDMVEKWVLPLTIVDDASYNYMSHPRKNYAKALLRVIPFNDYSGSYSTTTMEVFFRNPDGSIDKKPMVANSRTAYVVDENTIFFYAGLVGENLDKEIRRTYKIYMQFDQETKTLKVWPEDDRINFELFGTPDYSVAVIKDATRPYLEHHYVSFSIEYNYDDITSAPGAIVPYKVKGTLTLERNINTQIPDEDQQIEW is encoded by the coding sequence ATGAAAACTATATATAATTGTTGGATTGTATTGTCCGTTTTGCTATTAGCTACATCTTGTAATGATGAATGGACAGAAGAACAGTATAAGCAATACATATCTTTTGCAGCTCCCATAAACGATCAGGGTGTCATGAACATCTATGTGCGGTATAAAACAGATGGTAAAGTAACGTATAAGTTACCTCTAACAGTGAGTGGAACCACTATGAATTCTCAAGATCTGGATGTACATGTCGCCATAGATCCAGATACTTTGAATATTATGAATCAGGAACGTTTTAGTACACGAACTGAATTGTTCTATGAGCTATTGGATGAGAAGTTTTACAGTTTTTCTGAATCGGTTCATATCCCTGCCGACTCTTATGCGGAAACTATGAATATTGATTTTACATTAAACGGAATTGACATGGTAGAAAAATGGGTATTACCTCTGACTATAGTTGATGATGCTTCTTATAATTATATGAGTCATCCGCGTAAGAATTATGCAAAAGCACTCTTAAGGGTTATTCCGTTCAATGATTATTCAGGAAGTTATAGTACAACTACTATGGAAGTGTTTTTTCGTAATCCGGATGGAAGCATTGATAAAAAGCCAATGGTTGCCAATTCACGTACTGCATACGTAGTAGACGAAAATACAATTTTCTTTTACGCAGGTTTAGTCGGTGAGAATTTAGACAAAGAGATACGCCGTACCTACAAAATATATATGCAATTTGATCAGGAAACAAAAACATTGAAAGTATGGCCGGAAGATGATAGGATTAATTTCGAATTGTTTGGTACACCTGATTACAGTGTTGCGGTAATTAAAGATGCTACTCGTCCATACTTGGAACATCATTATGTCTCCTTTTCGATTGAGTATAATTATGATGACATTACTTCTGCTCCGGGAGCAATAGTGCCATATAAAGTAAAAGGTACATTAACGCTTGAACGTAACATCAATACCCAAATACCAGATGAAGATCAACAGATTGAGTGGTAA
- a CDS encoding RagB/SusD family nutrient uptake outer membrane protein, with protein sequence MRRIYYICIYILLGVGIASCADNLDSDKYFKDRMLLEDVFTDETRTERWLAHAFSYLSGENMDVSSKDNNLFCFADDIYFGDRDDYKTFKNGTYNEGFRHSWGASYKGIRQASIFIQNVDMNMKITEQEKADFKAQARFVRAYYYWLLLRRYGPIPLLPDEGLDYTDSYEGLARQRNTYDECANYIASEMALAAKDLPLERGTNHIARPTRGAALAARAKVLLYAASPINNPRPEDTERFTDLVDHDGKCLIAQEYDEYKWAKAAAAALDVMKLGQYELHYSLAKTESSPGFPKTVTPYQDNDFSKQDWPDGYKNIDPFESYRSLFDGDLAASDNKELIFTRGKNQGDRDLADMVRHQLPSIYGGWNTHGMTQKQCDAYYMANGDDCPGKERELNIPGRSDMRERANGFVSKTEAGTEGYEHLRAGVSKQYAGREPRFYASVGFNGAIWPMLQNSSLTPAQPVDVQIFYYRGNGNGYTNTNFWLRSGIGIMKFVSPDDTAVGKINDRITKKPEPAIRYAEILLIYAEALNELEDGSTYDISSWDGSTSYSIKRDINEMKKGIRPIRCRAGVPDYDLTTIYGNKDEFRKKLKRERQIELMGEGHRYFDLRRWKDAPVEEAMKVYGCNTLMTDSEDQKVLFHSPVVINDLPSTFSRKLYFWPISHDELKRNNLLTQNPGWTYND encoded by the coding sequence ATGAGAAGAATATATTATATATGCATATATATCCTATTAGGAGTAGGAATTGCATCCTGTGCGGACAACTTGGATTCTGACAAGTATTTCAAAGACCGCATGTTACTTGAAGATGTGTTTACTGATGAAACACGGACAGAAAGGTGGTTAGCACATGCTTTTTCATATCTGTCAGGAGAAAATATGGATGTTTCCAGTAAAGATAATAATCTGTTCTGCTTTGCCGATGATATTTATTTCGGTGACCGTGATGATTATAAAACATTTAAGAACGGTACATATAATGAAGGCTTCCGACATTCTTGGGGAGCAAGCTATAAAGGCATTCGTCAAGCTTCTATTTTTATTCAAAATGTTGACATGAATATGAAGATTACGGAACAGGAAAAAGCAGACTTTAAAGCACAAGCGCGCTTCGTAAGAGCTTATTACTACTGGCTTTTACTTCGTAGGTATGGTCCTATACCTTTGTTGCCGGACGAAGGACTTGATTACACTGATAGTTATGAAGGTTTGGCACGGCAACGCAATACTTATGACGAATGTGCCAACTACATTGCTTCCGAAATGGCTTTAGCTGCAAAAGATTTACCATTGGAGAGAGGAACCAACCACATAGCTCGTCCAACCAGAGGAGCCGCTCTAGCTGCGCGTGCCAAAGTGTTACTGTATGCGGCAAGTCCGATAAACAATCCTCGCCCGGAAGATACAGAAAGATTTACTGACTTGGTGGACCATGATGGTAAATGTCTCATTGCGCAGGAATATGACGAATATAAATGGGCAAAAGCTGCTGCAGCTGCACTTGATGTGATGAAACTCGGGCAATATGAGTTGCATTATTCGTTAGCAAAGACAGAATCAAGTCCAGGCTTTCCTAAAACCGTTACTCCCTATCAAGATAACGATTTCTCGAAACAGGATTGGCCGGATGGGTACAAAAATATAGATCCGTTTGAGTCATACCGTTCGCTCTTTGATGGTGATTTAGCAGCCTCAGATAATAAAGAATTGATTTTTACACGTGGTAAAAATCAGGGTGACCGTGATCTGGCGGATATGGTCAGGCATCAACTCCCATCAATTTATGGTGGTTGGAATACACATGGTATGACACAAAAACAATGTGATGCCTATTATATGGCTAATGGGGATGATTGTCCGGGTAAAGAACGTGAATTAAATATTCCTGGTCGTAGTGACATGCGCGAACGTGCAAATGGATTTGTCAGCAAAACAGAAGCAGGAACTGAAGGATATGAACACTTACGTGCTGGAGTCTCCAAGCAATATGCCGGGCGTGAACCTCGCTTCTACGCTTCCGTCGGATTTAATGGAGCTATATGGCCTATGCTACAAAATTCATCCCTAACCCCTGCCCAGCCGGTAGATGTACAAATATTCTATTATCGTGGTAATGGTAATGGATATACGAATACAAATTTCTGGTTACGTAGTGGAATAGGAATTATGAAATTTGTCAGTCCGGATGATACAGCAGTAGGCAAAATAAACGACCGCATCACTAAAAAACCAGAGCCTGCAATCCGCTACGCAGAAATATTACTGATATATGCGGAAGCTTTGAATGAGCTGGAAGATGGATCCACGTATGACATTTCGTCGTGGGATGGCTCTACTAGTTATTCCATCAAGCGTGACATTAATGAAATGAAGAAGGGGATTCGACCGATTCGCTGCCGTGCCGGTGTGCCTGATTATGATCTTACTACTATATATGGGAATAAGGATGAATTTCGTAAGAAGTTGAAACGTGAGCGCCAAATTGAATTAATGGGTGAGGGGCATCGATATTTTGATTTACGTAGATGGAAGGATGCTCCGGTGGAAGAGGCAATGAAAGTATATGGATGCAATACGTTAATGACTGATTCGGAAGATCAAAAAGTTCTATTTCATTCTCCTGTGGTTATAAACGATCTGCCTTCAACCTTCTCGCGCAAACTATATTTCTGGCCTATTAGCCATGATGAGTTAAAACGGAATAATTTGTTAACCCAGAATCCTGGATGGACATATAATGATTAA